The following coding sequences are from one Acipenser ruthenus chromosome 7, fAciRut3.2 maternal haplotype, whole genome shotgun sequence window:
- the LOC117416205 gene encoding cAMP-dependent protein kinase type II-beta regulatory subunit-like isoform X2, with product MSIEIPAGLTELLQSFTVEVLRNQPGDLVEFALQYFTKLKESQSKEAAVGHEQNSAFRHGKGVNFVEEPMQTDSENGEDEEDDEEFIAPVINRFTRRASVCAEAFNPDDDEDDDEDAEPKIIYPKADEQRIRLQETCKDILLFKNLDTEQMSQVLDAMFERLVSPGEHVIDQDDDGDNFYVIERGTYDISVKVDGIDCCIGTYNNHGSFGELALMYNTPRAATIIATSPGALWGLDRLTFRRIIVKNNAKKKRMYEIFIETLPLLKSLEPSERMKVVDVIGSKMYKDGERIIAQGDSADSFYIVESGEVKITMRRTKSQLNVEENGAVEIARCTRGQYFGELALVTNKPRAASAYAVGNVKCLVMDVQAFERLLGPCMDIMKRNIVNYEEQLVELFGTNMDISDPTA from the exons ATGAGTATAGAAATCCCTGCAGGGCTGACGGAGCTGTTGCAGAGCTTTACCGTGGAGGTTTTGAGGAACCAGCCGGGAGATCTAGTCGAGTTTGCCCTGCAGTATTTCACCAAGCTGAAGGAAAGTCAAAGCAAAGAGGCAGCAGTTGGCCATGAGCAAAACTCGGCGTTTAGACATGGCAAGGGAGTCAACTTTGTCGAGGAGCCCATGCAAACCGATTCAGAAAACGGAGAGGATGAGGAAGATGATGAGGAATTCATAG CCCCGGTTATCAACAGATTTACAAGAAGAGCATCAG TTTGTGCTGAAGCCTTCAATcctgatgatgatgaagatgatgatgaagatgcaGAACCCAAG ATTATTTATCCCAAAGCAGATGAACAAAGAATTAGACTGCAGGAAACATGCAAAGATATTCTTCTGTTCAAAAACTTAGACACG GAACAGATGTCTCAGGTATTGGATGCCATGTTTGAGAGGCTAGTCAGTCCCGGTGAACACGTAATTGACCAAGATGATGACGGAGATAATTTCTATGTTATTGAAAG AGGAACATATGACATCAGTGTAAAAGTAGATGGCATTGATTGCTGTATTGGTACCTACAATAACCATGGAAGTTTTGGGGAGCTGGCCTTAATGTACAATACTCCAAGAGCAGCCACAATCATTGCTACCTCACCTGGTGCTTTATGGGGTTTG GACAGGCTAACATTCCGGAGAATCATTGTGAAAAACAATGCCAAAAAGAAGAGAATGTATGAAATATTCATTGAGACACTGCCATTGCTTAAATCACTAGAA CCATCTGAAAGAATGAAAGTGGTTGATGTAATAGGATCCAAAATGTACAAAGATGGAGAACGTATTATTGCTCAG gGAGATTCGGCTGATTCTTTTTATATTGTGGAATCTGGAGAAGTAAAAATAACTATGAGAAGAACCAAG AGTCAACTTAATGTGGAAGAAAATGGTGCAGTAGAGATCGCACGGTGTACAAGAGGACAGTACTTTGGAGAGCTAGCTCTGGTAACAAACAAACCGCGAGCTGCTTCAGCATATGCTGTGGGAAATGTCAAATGTTTAG ttatggaTGTGCAAGCTTTTGAACGATTGTTGGGTCCATGTATGGACATCATGAAACGAAACATCGTAAACTACGAGGAGCAGCTTGTTGAACTATTTGGAACAAACATGGACATATCTGACCCCACTGCATGA
- the LOC117416205 gene encoding cAMP-dependent protein kinase type II-beta regulatory subunit-like isoform X1, whose product MSRSCASRLIIGMSIEIPAGLTELLQSFTVEVLRNQPGDLVEFALQYFTKLKESQSKEAAVGHEQNSAFRHGKGVNFVEEPMQTDSENGEDEEDDEEFIAPVINRFTRRASVCAEAFNPDDDEDDDEDAEPKIIYPKADEQRIRLQETCKDILLFKNLDTEQMSQVLDAMFERLVSPGEHVIDQDDDGDNFYVIERGTYDISVKVDGIDCCIGTYNNHGSFGELALMYNTPRAATIIATSPGALWGLDRLTFRRIIVKNNAKKKRMYEIFIETLPLLKSLEPSERMKVVDVIGSKMYKDGERIIAQGDSADSFYIVESGEVKITMRRTKSQLNVEENGAVEIARCTRGQYFGELALVTNKPRAASAYAVGNVKCLVMDVQAFERLLGPCMDIMKRNIVNYEEQLVELFGTNMDISDPTA is encoded by the exons atgtccaGAAGCTGTGCTTCG AGATTGATTATAGGAATGAGTATAGAAATCCCTGCAGGGCTGACGGAGCTGTTGCAGAGCTTTACCGTGGAGGTTTTGAGGAACCAGCCGGGAGATCTAGTCGAGTTTGCCCTGCAGTATTTCACCAAGCTGAAGGAAAGTCAAAGCAAAGAGGCAGCAGTTGGCCATGAGCAAAACTCGGCGTTTAGACATGGCAAGGGAGTCAACTTTGTCGAGGAGCCCATGCAAACCGATTCAGAAAACGGAGAGGATGAGGAAGATGATGAGGAATTCATAG CCCCGGTTATCAACAGATTTACAAGAAGAGCATCAG TTTGTGCTGAAGCCTTCAATcctgatgatgatgaagatgatgatgaagatgcaGAACCCAAG ATTATTTATCCCAAAGCAGATGAACAAAGAATTAGACTGCAGGAAACATGCAAAGATATTCTTCTGTTCAAAAACTTAGACACG GAACAGATGTCTCAGGTATTGGATGCCATGTTTGAGAGGCTAGTCAGTCCCGGTGAACACGTAATTGACCAAGATGATGACGGAGATAATTTCTATGTTATTGAAAG AGGAACATATGACATCAGTGTAAAAGTAGATGGCATTGATTGCTGTATTGGTACCTACAATAACCATGGAAGTTTTGGGGAGCTGGCCTTAATGTACAATACTCCAAGAGCAGCCACAATCATTGCTACCTCACCTGGTGCTTTATGGGGTTTG GACAGGCTAACATTCCGGAGAATCATTGTGAAAAACAATGCCAAAAAGAAGAGAATGTATGAAATATTCATTGAGACACTGCCATTGCTTAAATCACTAGAA CCATCTGAAAGAATGAAAGTGGTTGATGTAATAGGATCCAAAATGTACAAAGATGGAGAACGTATTATTGCTCAG gGAGATTCGGCTGATTCTTTTTATATTGTGGAATCTGGAGAAGTAAAAATAACTATGAGAAGAACCAAG AGTCAACTTAATGTGGAAGAAAATGGTGCAGTAGAGATCGCACGGTGTACAAGAGGACAGTACTTTGGAGAGCTAGCTCTGGTAACAAACAAACCGCGAGCTGCTTCAGCATATGCTGTGGGAAATGTCAAATGTTTAG ttatggaTGTGCAAGCTTTTGAACGATTGTTGGGTCCATGTATGGACATCATGAAACGAAACATCGTAAACTACGAGGAGCAGCTTGTTGAACTATTTGGAACAAACATGGACATATCTGACCCCACTGCATGA